ATTTTTTTACTCTTTTTCCATATAATTTAAACATCTCTGTCACAATAACAAATCCAATTATTATAGCCACCGAAATTATAAAAGTTTCTGCTCCCTTTTCCATAGCTCTTGTATATTCTCCATTAAAAAGATAAAGCATTGTATAATATGCTCCTCCTCCGGGAACTAATGGTGTAAACGTCGGTATCAAAGCTGAAGTTACTGGAGTTTTTAAAATTCTAGCTATTATTTCCGAACCAAGAGTTACTACCACTCCTGCCAAAAAGAATGCAACTCCTATGCTAAATCCTAACTTTGAAGAAATAATATAAACCATCCAACCAAGTCCACCTACAAAAGAGGCTGACATAGCTATCATTCCTCTTACGTTAAATATTAGACAAAATCCATAAGTTGCCAGCGAAGAATATATAAATTGACCTATCATTTGAATTATCATTAGTAGATTACACCTCCCAAAGCAGTATAACAAGTAATAATAAATCCTGCTCCAATAGCTAAAGATGTGGCTATCATCAGAGCTTCCATAAGTCTTGAACTACCTGCTATCAAATCTCCTGCCACAAAATCTCTTATGGCATTAACAAACACAAGTCCTGGAACTAAATTCATAAGCGAGGCAATTATAATCGTTGAAGTTTTTTCTGTATATCCCAGATAAGTTCCAATACACGCCACCCCTGTACAAATTATACTTCCTGCAAGATTGACCATAACACCATTTAATCCAACTTTTCCCATTAGATAAGTTACTATTCCAGCAATCAATCCACCAATTCCACCAATTATAGCTTCATTAAATCCTCCACCGAATAAAAGTCCAATGAACATTGCTACAAAAACAAATCCAATTATATATCTATAAAGTTCTATATAAAAACTTTTATCTATCTTTCTCATTTTTTCATAAAATTCTTCAAAAGTATATTTATCTATCTCTCTTATAAGTTTATTTGCCTTATGAACTTTATTTAAGTTCCAACTTCTTTCAGTAACTCTTGTAACCAAAGATTGATATTGGCTATCTCTTCCTTTTACAGAAACAACTATACAAGTCAATGTAACAAAAGTTTCTATCTCATAACCATAGTGTCTTCCTACACGACAAATAACATCTTCAGCCCTATAGACTTCCCCTCCATTTTGAAGAATTAATTTTCCTGTATAAGAAGTTAATTCTAAT
The nucleotide sequence above comes from Fusobacterium perfoetens. Encoded proteins:
- a CDS encoding threonine/serine exporter family protein, whose protein sequence is MIIQMIGQFIYSSLATYGFCLIFNVRGMIAMSASFVGGLGWMVYIISSKLGFSIGVAFFLAGVVVTLGSEIIARILKTPVTSALIPTFTPLVPGGGAYYTMLYLFNGEYTRAMEKGAETFIISVAIIIGFVIVTEMFKLYGKRVKKLKEKEQKIEKN
- a CDS encoding threonine/serine ThrE exporter family protein, with amino-acid sequence MNTRKMENRIESEILELTSYTGKLILQNGGEVYRAEDVICRVGRHYGYEIETFVTLTCIVVSVKGRDSQYQSLVTRVTERSWNLNKVHKANKLIREIDKYTFEEFYEKMRKIDKSFYIELYRYIIGFVFVAMFIGLLFGGGFNEAIIGGIGGLIAGIVTYLMGKVGLNGVMVNLAGSIICTGVACIGTYLGYTEKTSTIIIASLMNLVPGLVFVNAIRDFVAGDLIAGSSRLMEALMIATSLAIGAGFIITCYTALGGVIY